In Reichenbachiella agarivorans, one genomic interval encodes:
- a CDS encoding LptF/LptG family permease, with amino-acid sequence MKKLDKLILQSFIGPFILTFLVAVFILLIQYMLKYFDDFIGKDLGLGVFGELMMYFSLNMVPMALPLAILISSLMTYGKLGEHFELTAIKSAGISLPRVLLPTFVFVFFLAIGAFFFNNYLVPYANLRAYSLLYDIKQQKPALDLKEGQFYAGIPNFSIKIRKKHKDGIAMSDIVIYDHTNSNGNKKVILADSCRMYTFINDRYLMMELYRGNYYVEEENPSTGKQDIPQFVRTNFSRMDLVFSLSSFDLDRTDMDLFSGNRYMKSVHELTESVDSMRMERSEVHFKLYNSVASSYRMILGGFVPPTDDLLQAQYRIDSIREAKAQRDSAVMNNRRRVVEDTLVADNAEDRARSNRELGQGRVRSDSTPSMLQKPNLFGSANSQSFKSTLNLLESKKKEKIENDTLFVSSLMLDSLKTEVDSFFVDLKKSKQVFTKALGNARGIKSTLNSAINRQTYFDRSIDSHVVEKYKKYAQAFACIIMFLIGAPLGAIIKRGGLGMPVIVGVIFFIIFYVFTSASDKWAKGGLVDGMLAAWIANMVLLPFGVFFMIQAWKDAKLFDTDFYNVILERAKKMWENRKDLLVKLPFSK; translated from the coding sequence ATGAAAAAGCTGGATAAGCTCATACTCCAATCCTTTATTGGACCTTTCATTCTTACATTTCTGGTCGCAGTATTTATACTTTTGATCCAGTACATGCTCAAGTATTTCGATGATTTTATCGGAAAGGATCTTGGTTTGGGGGTTTTTGGAGAGTTGATGATGTACTTTAGTCTCAACATGGTGCCTATGGCATTGCCACTGGCTATTCTGATTTCTTCCTTGATGACTTATGGCAAGCTAGGGGAGCATTTTGAGTTGACAGCAATCAAAAGCGCGGGGATTTCATTGCCTAGGGTTCTGCTTCCTACTTTTGTCTTTGTGTTCTTCCTTGCCATAGGAGCATTCTTCTTTAACAATTATTTGGTGCCATACGCCAATCTTAGGGCTTATAGCCTACTGTATGATATCAAGCAGCAGAAACCAGCGCTTGACTTGAAAGAGGGTCAGTTTTATGCTGGGATTCCCAACTTTAGTATCAAAATCAGGAAAAAGCACAAGGACGGCATTGCCATGTCTGATATTGTGATTTATGATCATACCAACTCGAATGGAAACAAAAAGGTGATTTTAGCAGATTCTTGTCGGATGTACACTTTTATCAATGATCGCTACCTGATGATGGAGTTGTACCGTGGCAATTATTATGTAGAAGAGGAAAACCCCTCTACTGGTAAGCAGGATATCCCTCAGTTTGTACGGACCAATTTCAGTAGGATGGACTTGGTTTTTAGTTTGTCTTCATTTGATTTGGACAGAACTGACATGGATTTGTTTTCTGGGAATCGCTACATGAAAAGTGTCCATGAGTTGACTGAGAGTGTAGATTCTATGCGGATGGAGAGGTCGGAGGTGCATTTCAAATTGTACAATTCAGTTGCATCTAGTTATCGTATGATTTTGGGAGGTTTCGTGCCCCCTACGGATGATTTGCTGCAAGCCCAATATAGAATTGATTCCATTCGTGAAGCCAAGGCACAAAGGGATAGTGCAGTGATGAACAATAGGCGTAGGGTAGTGGAAGATACTTTGGTCGCGGATAATGCAGAGGACAGAGCTAGGAGCAATAGAGAGTTGGGTCAGGGCAGGGTAAGATCGGATTCAACTCCTTCGATGCTTCAAAAACCAAATTTGTTTGGCAGTGCAAATAGCCAATCTTTCAAAAGCACGCTGAATCTCTTAGAATCTAAGAAAAAAGAAAAAATTGAGAATGATACTTTGTTCGTGTCCTCACTGATGTTGGATTCACTGAAGACCGAAGTAGATAGTTTTTTTGTGGATTTGAAAAAAAGCAAGCAAGTGTTTACCAAAGCACTGGGCAATGCTCGCGGAATCAAATCGACGTTGAATAGCGCGATCAATCGTCAGACCTATTTTGATCGATCGATTGATTCTCATGTGGTAGAGAAGTATAAAAAATATGCGCAGGCCTTTGCCTGTATCATTATGTTTTTGATCGGAGCGCCATTAGGCGCCATCATCAAAAGAGGAGGATTGGGCATGCCAGTGATAGTAGGGGTGATATTCTTTATTATTTTCTATGTATTCACCAGTGCGAGTGATAAATGGGCGAAGGGAGGATTGGTCGATGGTATGTTGGCAGCATGGATAGCCAATATGGTTTTATTGCCCTTTGGTGTGTTTTTCATGATCCAAGCCTGGAAGGATGCCAAGCTTTTTGATACTGATTTTTACAATGTAATACTGGAGAGAGCCAAAAAGATGTGGGAGAACAGAAAGGATTTGCTCGTGAAATTACCATTCTCTAAGTAG
- a CDS encoding ATP-binding cassette domain-containing protein: MSEQLLRAIIHLLAIVAKEDDVTEDERRAIHEFLLENLNKDDSARYLKLFDEMTTNMANGRNVTFSEEKEISILAQQVNQELTQQQKIVVILKVIELIVADGEVSDRETIILNQIGEAFHFTADLIADIKAFVMSRDRRALDYDHILIIDEGTKEGLTHAKHLQRESLPDLIAFYRVTNLDIYFAKYIGQDHLTYNGAPFRENKIIVFSAGSSIRGPKIKPVFYSDIISHYRKETNETKISFVAEKVEFAFPNGHLGLRGIDIAESSGKLIGLMGGSGAGKSTLLNVLNGNDTPSSGSVRINGIDIHKDKDKIEGIIGYVPQDDLLIEELTVYENLYFAAQLCFKDQNAQQLNELVEGTLSSLGLMATKNLKVGSVMEKTISGGQRKRLNIGLELLREPSVMFVDEPTSGLSSRDSENIMDLLKELSLRGKMIFVVIHQPSSEIFKMFDKLVILDVGGYQIYYGNPVEGVIYFKNIVKLIDKDGGSCIECGNVNSEQIFNIIETKIVDEYGQLTDTRKLSPKDWNMLFNVKIKIPPVEEATDKPEKTLKIPNKIKQLLIFSKRDLSAKLSNKQYLFINLLEAPVLAGLLAFIIRYSTADQDYSFSQNPNIPAFFFMSIIVALFMGLTVSAEEIFKDRKILKRESFLNLSRYSYLISKMLILFTLSAVQTLMFVLIGDLILEIKGMTFSFWLVLFSISCFANILGLNISSAFNSAVTIYILIPLLIIPQLILSGVVVDFDKLNPVLSNSSKVPVIGEMMASKWGYEALVVDQFKNNAYERNFFEYDQVLANSEFKTIYLYPNVQNSIDFAIKHYQSTNPEIQKDAATALRLVQNTLAQEIKSNHVPDGKYTVLSELTLDKFNQNVYDETVKFIKIMKHVQNGKMKAASNERDQLAQSMSDTPEKSKELLKLRDEHENEAISFFLKNTTTKNRLLITEDEMIQKIYPIYNNPVPSSAWDIRSHFYAPQKHFLGEYYETLGFNVIIIWIMSLFLFIALYFDWMKKLVRSF; the protein is encoded by the coding sequence ATGAGTGAACAACTACTAAGAGCCATCATTCATCTATTAGCTATCGTAGCAAAAGAAGATGACGTGACCGAAGATGAAAGAAGAGCCATCCATGAATTCCTATTGGAAAACCTCAACAAAGACGACTCTGCCAGGTACTTGAAGTTGTTTGATGAAATGACGACCAACATGGCCAATGGTCGCAATGTCACTTTCAGTGAAGAAAAAGAAATCAGCATACTGGCTCAGCAAGTCAACCAAGAATTGACACAACAACAAAAAATTGTGGTGATTCTCAAGGTCATCGAACTGATAGTGGCAGATGGGGAAGTATCAGATAGAGAAACCATCATACTCAACCAAATAGGCGAAGCGTTTCACTTTACAGCAGATTTGATTGCCGACATCAAAGCCTTTGTCATGAGTCGTGACAGACGTGCATTGGACTATGATCACATCCTCATCATAGATGAGGGAACCAAAGAGGGGCTCACTCATGCCAAGCATTTGCAAAGAGAGAGTTTGCCTGATTTGATTGCATTCTACAGAGTCACCAATCTAGATATTTATTTTGCCAAATACATAGGACAAGACCACTTGACCTACAATGGTGCCCCTTTCAGAGAAAATAAAATCATCGTCTTCTCTGCTGGCAGCTCTATCAGAGGTCCTAAAATCAAACCGGTTTTCTACAGTGACATCATTTCTCATTATAGAAAAGAAACCAATGAAACCAAAATATCCTTCGTCGCAGAGAAAGTAGAATTCGCATTCCCCAATGGCCATCTAGGACTCAGGGGAATAGACATTGCCGAAAGCTCTGGCAAGCTCATCGGATTGATGGGAGGCAGTGGCGCAGGCAAATCTACACTACTCAATGTACTCAATGGAAACGATACACCTTCATCTGGGTCAGTTCGTATCAATGGAATTGATATTCATAAGGATAAAGACAAAATCGAAGGTATCATCGGCTATGTACCACAAGATGACCTATTGATCGAGGAACTCACGGTCTACGAAAATCTCTATTTTGCGGCGCAATTGTGCTTCAAAGACCAAAATGCGCAACAGCTCAACGAACTGGTAGAAGGCACGCTCTCATCATTGGGATTGATGGCTACCAAAAACCTAAAGGTCGGCTCTGTGATGGAAAAAACCATCAGCGGTGGTCAAAGAAAACGCTTAAATATTGGTTTGGAATTGCTAAGAGAACCATCGGTAATGTTCGTAGATGAACCTACTTCTGGGCTTTCGTCACGAGATTCCGAAAACATCATGGATCTACTCAAAGAATTGTCTCTGAGGGGAAAAATGATCTTTGTGGTCATTCACCAACCCTCTTCTGAGATTTTCAAGATGTTTGACAAACTGGTCATCTTGGATGTGGGAGGTTATCAAATTTATTATGGCAATCCAGTTGAGGGTGTGATCTATTTCAAAAATATCGTCAAGTTGATTGACAAAGATGGAGGATCCTGTATCGAATGTGGCAATGTGAATTCCGAACAAATTTTCAACATCATCGAAACCAAAATAGTAGATGAATATGGACAACTGACTGACACTCGAAAATTGAGCCCCAAGGATTGGAACATGCTCTTCAATGTCAAAATAAAAATCCCCCCCGTAGAAGAAGCTACTGACAAACCTGAAAAAACACTCAAAATACCCAACAAGATCAAGCAACTATTGATCTTTTCTAAACGAGATTTATCTGCAAAACTAAGCAACAAGCAATACTTATTTATCAATCTACTCGAAGCTCCCGTATTGGCGGGATTGTTGGCTTTTATCATTCGTTACTCTACCGCTGATCAGGATTATTCCTTCAGTCAGAATCCTAACATCCCTGCTTTCTTTTTTATGTCCATTATTGTGGCGCTATTCATGGGACTGACAGTCAGTGCCGAGGAGATATTCAAGGATAGAAAAATCCTCAAGCGAGAATCCTTTCTCAACCTGAGTCGATACAGCTATTTGATTTCCAAAATGCTGATCCTCTTTACACTTTCTGCTGTTCAGACTTTGATGTTCGTATTGATAGGTGATTTGATTTTAGAGATCAAAGGAATGACTTTCTCTTTTTGGTTAGTCCTATTTTCTATCTCATGCTTTGCCAACATCCTAGGACTCAACATCTCTTCTGCCTTCAATTCCGCAGTGACTATTTATATTCTGATTCCTCTGCTAATCATCCCTCAGTTGATACTCAGCGGTGTGGTGGTGGATTTTGATAAACTAAATCCTGTGCTGAGTAATTCGAGCAAAGTACCTGTCATCGGTGAAATGATGGCTTCCAAATGGGGATATGAGGCTCTGGTAGTGGATCAGTTTAAGAACAACGCATATGAAAGAAACTTTTTTGAGTACGACCAAGTCTTAGCCAATTCAGAATTTAAAACCATCTATTTATACCCCAACGTACAAAACTCCATTGATTTTGCAATCAAACATTATCAATCCACCAATCCAGAAATCCAAAAAGACGCTGCTACAGCACTTCGATTGGTTCAAAACACCTTGGCTCAAGAGATAAAATCTAATCACGTGCCAGATGGAAAATACACGGTACTCTCTGAATTGACCCTAGACAAATTCAATCAAAATGTATATGATGAAACAGTTAAATTCATCAAGATCATGAAGCATGTGCAGAACGGCAAGATGAAAGCTGCGTCAAATGAAAGAGATCAGCTCGCACAGTCCATGTCTGACACACCAGAAAAATCAAAAGAATTGCTCAAACTGCGTGATGAGCATGAAAATGAGGCCATTTCATTTTTCTTAAAAAACACAACCACCAAAAATCGACTGTTGATAACAGAAGATGAAATGATTCAAAAAATCTACCCCATCTACAACAATCCTGTACCTAGTAGCGCATGGGATATACGGTCACATTTCTATGCTCCTCAAAAGCACTTTTTAGGAGAATATTATGAGACTTTAGGGTTCAACGTGATTATCATTTGGATCATGTCACTATTTCTCTTCATAGCATTGTATTTTGATTGGATGAAAAAACTGGTCAGGAGTTTCTGA
- the rpsO gene encoding 30S ribosomal protein S15, whose product MYLETEKKQSLFENHGRLKSKADTGSPESQIALFSFRISHLTEHLKQHKQDHSTRLGLLKLVGKRRKLLDYLYKNDIERYRAVIADLGLRK is encoded by the coding sequence ATGTATTTAGAAACAGAAAAAAAACAGTCTTTGTTCGAAAATCATGGTCGGTTAAAGTCTAAAGCAGATACGGGATCACCAGAGTCTCAAATCGCACTTTTTTCTTTCCGTATCAGCCATTTGACAGAGCATTTGAAGCAACACAAACAAGATCACTCTACAAGATTGGGTCTTTTGAAGTTGGTAGGTAAGAGAAGAAAATTGTTGGATTACCTATACAAAAACGATATCGAACGCTATAGAGCAGTAATTGCTGATCTTGGTTTAAGAAAATAA
- a CDS encoding YdcF family protein, with amino-acid sequence MFFIASKILYWLIMPINMIVLLLLASLVVKQSKAKKLLRYAGIGLLLFFSNPLIARWTMNLWEPDAVPYNALSSDYDWGIVLAGITEPNRPPFDRVHFNKGADRIIHAIEMYKLGKVKKILVSGGSGILTFEGKKESHALRDFALLCGVKPEDVQIEDQSRNTHENALFSQKALGNQTHCILFTSAFHTKRAASCFEKTGMPVDIFPTDYYGGPLQATPDDLLIPKLYSLQLWSILIKEWVGLVTYKIVGYI; translated from the coding sequence ATGTTTTTTATCGCATCCAAAATCCTCTACTGGCTGATCATGCCTATCAATATGATCGTGCTACTTCTGCTTGCTTCTCTCGTGGTGAAGCAATCAAAAGCCAAAAAATTGCTGCGCTACGCAGGTATTGGGTTACTCCTATTCTTTTCCAATCCCCTCATTGCGAGATGGACGATGAATCTCTGGGAACCAGATGCCGTACCATACAACGCTTTGTCATCGGATTACGATTGGGGGATTGTACTTGCTGGCATCACAGAACCCAACCGTCCACCTTTTGACCGGGTACATTTCAACAAAGGTGCAGACCGCATCATCCATGCCATAGAAATGTACAAACTGGGGAAAGTTAAAAAAATATTGGTCTCAGGAGGATCTGGCATTCTGACTTTCGAAGGAAAAAAAGAAAGTCACGCCCTGAGAGATTTTGCATTGCTCTGCGGCGTAAAACCAGAGGATGTTCAGATCGAAGATCAATCTCGAAACACCCATGAAAATGCCCTTTTCTCCCAAAAAGCACTGGGTAATCAAACCCATTGTATCCTATTCACCTCTGCCTTTCACACAAAGCGAGCTGCTTCATGCTTTGAAAAAACAGGGATGCCAGTAGATATTTTCCCAACTGACTACTATGGGGGACCTTTGCAAGCAACCCCAGACGATCTACTTATTCCGAAACTATACAGTTTGCAACTCTGGTCGATTCTGATCAAGGAATGGGTGGGATTGGTGACATACAAGATAGTTGGGTACATCTAG
- a CDS encoding tetratricopeptide repeat-containing sensor histidine kinase codes for MTSISSNRKLGTLLKKSFAKRVSDLPDAINIARKVINRCALNYDDYHQAYANCYLGYYYMILSDTAQSELYTNKAIHYFEHHRIDSGLGMCYYTLGSILYKTDNYHKALKYLLESLELFKNSEDLFGQARSLKSIASIYEVFNDYSKAEETYLKCIEIAESNEDINGISNAYNPLSGIYLKRGEIELAEATILKSIELKKQTKDKRGLAYAYYGEAKVALAREEYDRAEQLFNLSKNIHTEKGDQIGQMMALNKLGVLYFRNNEIRKAKISLHESLIIGELSKHYLIMYKAYNVLYQIAKSEGRAEEALQYLESYTHYKTIVDNKETQNVISSIKSLSEMELLEKEAIWQKAINESVERKNKELDTFVYKVAHDLRGPISSLMGLYSIVEHEISEEKSLGYFDIYNKEINRLNNIVLDFISLTQIKEKKLEKTQISFEPLVDEIINSYRYMDKFEHLEFRIKIDKTLDFYTDESTITTIIQNLIENAIKYSKPDEKGVINIKIYGRKRDIIVLVHDTGIGIEERNQNKIFDMFFRAHNDTKGTGLGLYLLKSAVEKLEGQIAFESEIGVGTTFKIILPY; via the coding sequence ATGACTTCCATATCATCCAATAGGAAACTAGGCACTCTGCTCAAAAAATCTTTTGCAAAGCGGGTGAGTGATCTTCCTGATGCTATCAATATTGCGAGAAAAGTCATCAATCGATGTGCTCTCAACTACGATGATTACCATCAAGCCTATGCCAACTGCTACCTAGGCTACTACTACATGATATTGAGCGATACTGCTCAAAGTGAGTTATACACCAACAAAGCCATTCATTATTTTGAGCATCACAGAATAGACTCTGGACTTGGGATGTGTTATTATACCTTGGGTAGTATTCTTTACAAAACAGACAATTACCACAAGGCGCTAAAATACCTACTCGAAAGTCTTGAACTGTTCAAAAACAGCGAAGACTTGTTTGGACAGGCCAGGTCACTCAAATCCATTGCTTCTATCTACGAGGTATTCAATGACTACTCCAAAGCAGAGGAAACTTACCTCAAGTGTATCGAAATCGCAGAGAGCAATGAAGACATCAACGGCATATCCAATGCCTACAACCCTCTGTCTGGCATCTATCTCAAAAGAGGAGAGATAGAACTGGCTGAAGCAACCATACTCAAGAGTATTGAGCTCAAAAAGCAAACCAAAGACAAGCGAGGGTTAGCATACGCCTATTATGGAGAGGCAAAAGTTGCCTTGGCTAGAGAAGAATATGATCGTGCCGAGCAGCTATTCAATCTCAGCAAAAACATACACACGGAAAAAGGTGACCAAATAGGCCAAATGATGGCTCTCAATAAATTGGGTGTACTCTATTTCCGCAACAACGAAATCAGGAAAGCAAAAATCTCACTACACGAGAGTCTCATCATCGGCGAATTATCCAAGCACTACCTGATCATGTACAAGGCCTACAACGTCCTGTACCAAATAGCCAAATCCGAAGGCAGAGCTGAAGAGGCACTACAATACTTAGAATCTTACACTCATTACAAAACAATCGTTGACAACAAAGAAACCCAAAATGTAATCAGCAGTATCAAGTCTTTGTCCGAAATGGAACTTCTCGAAAAAGAAGCAATTTGGCAAAAAGCAATCAATGAAAGTGTAGAAAGAAAAAACAAAGAATTAGACACTTTTGTGTACAAAGTGGCGCATGACCTGAGAGGTCCTATTTCCTCTCTGATGGGATTGTACTCCATTGTAGAGCATGAAATATCCGAAGAAAAATCGCTAGGGTATTTTGACATCTACAACAAAGAAATCAATAGACTCAATAACATTGTTCTCGATTTTATCAGCCTCACCCAAATCAAAGAAAAGAAACTAGAAAAGACCCAAATCTCCTTTGAGCCTCTGGTGGACGAAATCATCAACTCGTACCGGTACATGGACAAATTTGAGCACTTGGAATTCAGAATCAAAATAGACAAAACACTAGATTTCTACACAGACGAAAGCACAATTACTACCATTATCCAAAACCTCATTGAAAATGCTATCAAGTATTCAAAACCAGATGAGAAAGGAGTAATCAATATCAAGATATATGGTAGAAAACGTGACATCATCGTCTTGGTACATGACACGGGTATTGGTATCGAAGAACGCAACCAAAACAAAATTTTCGACATGTTCTTTAGGGCACACAATGACACCAAAGGAACAGGGCTGGGACTGTACCTATTGAAGTCCGCCGTAGAAAAGCTAGAGGGTCAAATTGCTTTTGAGAGTGAGATTGGTGTTGGCACTACCTTCAAAATTATTTTACCTTACTGA
- the pnp gene encoding polyribonucleotide nucleotidyltransferase, producing the protein MSLNVVSKSVKLSDGREITIETGKLAKQADGSVVLKMGNTMLLATIVSATDAKEDVDFLPLSVDYQEKFASAGKIPGGFLKREGRLSDQEVLISRLVDRALRPLFPEDYHADTQVFIQLISLGDDDLPDALAAFAASAALAVSDIPFNGPISEVRVIYKEGQYLINPTKTQLVGADLDMIIAGTSTDIMMVEGELQEVSEEVMIGAIKAAHTAIIEQCALQVELAAAVGSTVKREYSHEDHDEALAADIKAKTYDQVYAVAKEGLADKNLRKQKFGAIYDAYVETLPELPEGEVYSKFLLKKYYHDVEKEAIRNCVLDTRVRLDGRQLDEIRPIWSEVDYLPSAHGSAIFTRGETQSLTSVTLGTKMDQQMIDGAVHSGYSKFILHYNFPGFSTGEVRPNRGPGRREVGHGNLAWRALKPMLPPDEDNPYTIRVVSDILESNGSSSMATVCAGSLALMDAGVSLKRPVSGIAMGMISDPVTGKYAVLSDILGDEDHLGDMDFKVTGTDQGITACQMDIKVDGLSYEVLTEALMQAKAGREHILNKIKETLSETRADLKSHAPRSTTLRIPKELIGAVIGPGGKIIQEIQKESGATISIEEDDRNGIVTIFATDGGAMAEALRRVNNITAMPEEGEVYVGKVKSIQPFGAFVEFMPGKDGLLHISEIKWERVEKMDGVLEVGEEVKVKLIEIDKKTGKYRLSRKAIIPKPEKQA; encoded by the coding sequence ATGTCACTAAACGTAGTAAGTAAATCCGTCAAACTAAGTGATGGAAGAGAGATTACTATTGAAACCGGTAAATTGGCCAAGCAGGCAGACGGATCAGTAGTATTGAAAATGGGCAACACCATGTTGCTAGCAACGATTGTATCTGCAACAGATGCAAAGGAAGATGTAGATTTCTTGCCTCTTTCTGTAGACTACCAAGAGAAATTCGCTTCAGCAGGTAAGATTCCTGGTGGCTTTTTGAAAAGAGAAGGCAGACTTTCGGATCAGGAAGTACTGATTTCTAGATTAGTAGATAGAGCTTTGAGACCTTTGTTTCCAGAGGATTATCACGCAGACACACAGGTATTCATTCAGTTGATTTCTTTGGGTGACGATGATTTGCCAGATGCATTGGCAGCATTTGCTGCTTCTGCTGCATTGGCAGTGTCTGATATTCCATTCAATGGACCTATCTCAGAGGTAAGAGTTATCTATAAGGAAGGTCAATATTTGATCAATCCTACCAAGACACAATTGGTAGGTGCAGATTTGGATATGATTATTGCTGGTACATCTACTGACATCATGATGGTAGAGGGTGAGCTTCAAGAAGTGTCCGAAGAAGTAATGATCGGAGCGATCAAAGCGGCACACACTGCTATCATTGAGCAATGTGCGCTACAAGTAGAGTTGGCTGCTGCTGTAGGGTCAACTGTAAAAAGAGAATACTCTCATGAAGATCATGACGAGGCATTGGCTGCTGATATCAAAGCAAAAACTTATGATCAAGTTTATGCGGTTGCCAAAGAAGGTCTTGCTGACAAGAACCTAAGAAAACAAAAATTTGGAGCGATCTACGATGCTTATGTAGAGACACTTCCTGAATTGCCAGAAGGTGAAGTTTACAGCAAATTCTTGTTGAAAAAATATTACCACGATGTGGAGAAGGAAGCCATCAGAAACTGTGTCTTGGATACAAGAGTAAGATTGGATGGACGTCAATTGGACGAAATCAGACCTATATGGAGTGAAGTAGATTACTTGCCATCAGCTCACGGTTCTGCAATCTTTACAAGAGGAGAAACTCAGTCATTGACATCTGTGACTTTGGGTACCAAGATGGATCAGCAAATGATCGATGGTGCTGTACACTCAGGATATAGCAAGTTTATCTTGCACTACAACTTTCCAGGTTTTTCGACTGGTGAAGTAAGACCAAACAGAGGCCCAGGACGTAGAGAAGTAGGACATGGCAACTTGGCATGGAGAGCGTTGAAACCGATGCTTCCTCCTGATGAGGATAACCCCTATACAATCAGAGTGGTTTCTGACATCTTGGAGTCAAACGGATCATCATCTATGGCGACTGTTTGTGCTGGCTCGCTGGCATTGATGGATGCAGGTGTGTCGTTGAAGAGACCTGTGTCAGGTATCGCAATGGGTATGATTTCTGACCCAGTGACTGGCAAGTATGCAGTTCTTTCTGATATTCTGGGAGATGAAGATCACCTAGGTGATATGGACTTTAAAGTGACGGGTACTGACCAAGGTATTACTGCTTGTCAGATGGATATCAAAGTTGATGGTTTGTCATACGAAGTATTGACGGAAGCATTGATGCAAGCAAAAGCAGGTCGCGAGCATATTTTGAACAAGATCAAAGAAACTCTGTCTGAGACAAGAGCGGACTTGAAATCTCATGCACCGAGATCTACTACCCTCAGAATACCTAAGGAGTTGATTGGAGCGGTAATCGGACCAGGTGGTAAGATCATCCAAGAGATTCAAAAGGAATCAGGAGCTACGATATCTATAGAAGAAGACGATCGCAACGGTATCGTGACGATTTTCGCGACAGATGGTGGTGCGATGGCAGAAGCACTCAGAAGAGTCAACAACATCACTGCTATGCCTGAGGAAGGTGAAGTATATGTGGGTAAAGTGAAATCTATCCAGCCATTTGGGGCATTCGTAGAGTTCATGCCGGGCAAAGATGGATTGCTTCACATCTCTGAAATCAAGTGGGAAAGAGTTGAGAAAATGGACGGAGTACTTGAAGTAGGTGAAGAGGTGAAGGTTAAATTGATAGAAATAGACAAGAAAACTGGTAAATACAGATTGTCTAGAAAAGCAATTATTCCTAAGCCTGAAAAACAAGCTTAA
- a CDS encoding toxin-antitoxin system YwqK family antitoxin yields MIHKRDCFGAETACLATTIKWTGLMGLMLFCSEVQSQRVEQLYADGGLKITGVMDEEGKQGRWEFFYPHGQLNASEIYQNDQLEGESLTYYPNGKLQSRESYHADIPSDSGFYYFSNGNLKRKGLYENGLYAGIWLSYYESGALKSEGTYHDGLPHGKWVVYHDNGIVSQKGEYYQGVEDGFWQFYNDEGKLNYEGQYERGKEIGVWYEYTKKGKKKVYKNYQ; encoded by the coding sequence ATGATTCACAAACGAGATTGCTTTGGAGCTGAGACTGCATGTTTGGCGACCACCATCAAATGGACAGGACTGATGGGGTTAATGTTGTTTTGTAGTGAGGTTCAGTCGCAGCGGGTGGAGCAACTTTATGCTGACGGTGGACTAAAAATCACGGGAGTGATGGATGAAGAGGGTAAACAGGGTAGGTGGGAATTTTTTTATCCTCATGGACAATTGAATGCATCCGAAATATACCAAAACGACCAATTGGAAGGTGAATCTCTTACTTACTATCCGAATGGGAAATTGCAGAGTAGAGAGTCTTATCATGCTGATATCCCATCAGACAGTGGTTTCTATTATTTCTCAAATGGAAATTTGAAAAGGAAGGGGCTGTATGAAAATGGATTGTATGCAGGGATTTGGTTGTCATACTATGAAAGTGGCGCTTTGAAGAGCGAAGGAACATACCATGATGGTTTGCCTCATGGGAAGTGGGTAGTGTATCATGACAATGGAATTGTGTCTCAAAAAGGGGAATATTACCAAGGAGTAGAAGATGGTTTTTGGCAATTCTACAATGATGAGGGGAAGTTGAATTATGAAGGGCAGTATGAGCGGGGAAAAGAAATTGGGGTTTGGTATGAGTACACCAAAAAGGGGAAAAAGAAAGTGTACAAGAATTATCAGTAA